The Chryseobacterium aureum genome contains a region encoding:
- a CDS encoding ABC transporter permease encodes MAISNLQLMVRKTWQDLFKGKQNLLTTIAVLLFCLLSIGIGYTKYTDSFSKIKEYRKEVRESWEHRPDKHPHRMAHYGYLVFRIGHPLNIFDNGLDDYLGNVIFLEAHKQNTANLSEAGSSGTLVRFGAFSSAFILQSIVPLIILFLGFGLIVQERENATLKIISVQGTSGRDIIWGKILGLWLFSLCFLIPVIPVVFMAALFSETAHSADIILRLSFLLPAYMMYYFFICTLTVVVSANSKSTSSSLISLIGFWLLFIIVLPKGIQFTAQNIYPAPSRIAFETTLEKDILKSGDSHNPDDPHFKKIKDSLLAKYKVKTTNELPFNYSGLVMKEGEKISSQIYIRHQKELQTIYGKQQMLTDFSGLLNPAVAIKSFSMIATGTDFFAYNQFQKQAEEYRYKMAQHLNDLQIEQISNIKPENGGPPAVINKDNWEKFPDFQYRYTSVLDSMKQQPVPAAALILWMAVCVIAIEISGRKLKLI; translated from the coding sequence ATGGCTATTTCAAACTTACAACTGATGGTGAGAAAAACATGGCAGGATTTGTTTAAGGGGAAACAAAATCTGCTCACCACTATTGCTGTACTCCTATTCTGCCTGCTGAGTATTGGTATAGGATATACAAAATATACAGACTCCTTTTCCAAAATAAAAGAATACCGGAAAGAAGTCCGGGAAAGTTGGGAACACAGACCGGATAAACATCCGCACCGCATGGCTCATTATGGGTACTTGGTCTTCAGAATCGGCCATCCTTTGAATATTTTTGACAACGGACTGGATGATTATCTTGGAAATGTAATATTTCTGGAGGCGCATAAACAGAATACGGCCAATCTTTCCGAAGCGGGAAGCTCGGGTACTTTGGTAAGATTCGGGGCTTTCAGCAGTGCGTTTATTCTGCAGAGCATTGTGCCATTGATTATTCTTTTTCTTGGATTCGGATTAATTGTACAGGAACGGGAGAATGCCACTTTAAAAATCATCAGTGTGCAGGGAACTTCAGGAAGGGATATTATCTGGGGTAAAATTCTGGGACTCTGGCTATTTTCCCTTTGTTTTCTGATTCCGGTAATTCCTGTTGTTTTCATGGCTGCGCTTTTTTCAGAAACAGCTCATTCAGCAGATATTATTTTACGGTTATCATTTCTGCTGCCTGCTTATATGATGTACTACTTTTTTATCTGTACGCTGACCGTTGTGGTTTCTGCGAACAGCAAAAGTACCTCATCATCACTGATCAGCCTTATCGGCTTCTGGCTTCTTTTTATTATTGTCTTGCCTAAAGGAATTCAGTTTACAGCCCAGAATATATATCCTGCGCCTTCCCGGATTGCTTTTGAAACTACCCTGGAAAAGGATATTTTAAAATCAGGGGACAGCCATAACCCGGATGATCCTCATTTCAAAAAAATCAAAGATTCTTTACTGGCAAAGTATAAAGTAAAAACAACCAATGAGCTTCCTTTCAACTACAGTGGATTGGTAATGAAAGAAGGAGAAAAAATAAGCTCGCAGATTTACATCAGGCATCAAAAGGAATTGCAGACTATTTACGGCAAACAGCAAATGCTGACAGATTTTTCAGGATTACTCAACCCCGCTGTTGCGATCAAAAGCTTCAGCATGATTGCTACCGGCACAGACTTCTTTGCGTATAACCAGTTTCAGAAACAGGCCGAAGAGTATCGCTATAAGATGGCTCAGCATTTAAATGATTTACAAATTGAGCAGATCAGCAATATTAAACCTGAAAACGGCGGACCGCCTGCTGTGATCAATAAAGACAATTGGGAAAAGTTCCCGGATTTTCAGTACCGGTATACTTCTGTTCTGGACAGTATGAAGCAACAGCCAGTACCTGCAGCGGCATTAATTCTCTGGATGGCTGTCTGCGTTATTGCGATTGAAATAAGTGGAAGAAAACTAAAATTAATTTAA
- a CDS encoding TonB-dependent siderophore receptor: protein MITSNFNYSGIIHCISPNPVKLFSVSFITASSFLYAQSRAEDSLSTEVQTVEVIGRKSKDYTSDYSFAATKIAMKNKDLPLTLNTITKELITDRQAFQLGEVMKNVNGVSPSSYYNQYNIRGISQNEEGQIINGMRTRQYYFLQPMTSNIERVEVFKGPASITMSSVDPGGTINMVTKKPLSNPRHEISLSGGSFETYRVTTDLTGPLNKSKTLLYRFNGAYQNAHSFRDHIQNSGMLISPSITFVPNEKTSVNVEMIFNDLYGNLDRGQPIFGAVAGKTDLYSTPRTLNLGAPDDFFKTREFIVMGTVAHHFNPSISFNASYMKQYWRENLQEHRTTNSFVPDIDNKPVSSLAMMQFVQRKQNWATDNINAYFNFKFKTGSVRHQALIGYDSQIWEKRQGGQQNAARGFIVKNGSIASSYNPAKASEYETINYNGMIIPRPNVTPFDLNPGAKNYQGTDFNTLNVVTPLPTALTTTHAAYIQHLFSWKKFKILSGIRQEWFQDVTNFKETHESSFKNNKLLYRFGITYSVTDHINLYGTYLTGYQPQSNTVTLMPNTSSLTGPAARFKPLTSDLKELGIKAQLFGRMSLNLAAYEIHQRNIIINANNPSEPDELTQRGADRSRGFEAEFSGHILPQWHIYGGYSYIDAEILEDSNRDLIGKRKENTSKNSVTIWTRYNFSSIEFLKDFGIGAGMAYQSSKVPWFTRSFELPAYTTIDAALYFTPANTVQLSFNLNNITNKVYWIGAQNYLRLFPGTPRNYLLTATYKF from the coding sequence ATGATTACCAGTAATTTTAATTATTCGGGAATAATTCATTGTATTTCCCCAAATCCTGTGAAACTTTTCAGCGTAAGTTTCATTACCGCATCATCCTTCCTGTATGCTCAGTCCCGTGCTGAGGATTCTTTATCTACAGAAGTTCAAACCGTTGAGGTCATCGGAAGAAAGTCTAAAGATTACACTTCAGACTATTCATTTGCAGCTACCAAGATTGCTATGAAAAACAAGGATCTTCCTTTAACGCTCAATACCATTACCAAAGAACTGATCACAGACCGTCAGGCTTTCCAGCTTGGAGAGGTCATGAAAAATGTGAATGGAGTCTCCCCTTCAAGCTATTACAACCAGTACAACATCCGTGGAATCAGCCAAAATGAAGAAGGCCAGATCATCAACGGAATGCGGACAAGGCAATATTATTTTCTACAGCCCATGACTTCCAATATTGAACGGGTGGAAGTTTTTAAAGGCCCTGCAAGCATCACCATGTCCAGCGTAGATCCTGGAGGAACCATCAACATGGTGACGAAAAAACCACTTTCAAATCCCCGTCACGAAATCAGCTTGTCCGGGGGAAGTTTCGAGACCTATCGTGTTACCACAGATCTTACAGGCCCTTTAAATAAGAGCAAAACTTTATTATACCGTTTTAACGGAGCTTATCAGAATGCGCATTCATTCAGGGATCATATTCAAAACAGCGGTATGCTGATCTCTCCTTCTATCACCTTTGTTCCTAATGAAAAAACATCGGTGAATGTGGAAATGATTTTCAATGATCTTTACGGTAACCTGGACCGGGGGCAGCCTATTTTCGGAGCAGTAGCCGGAAAAACAGATTTGTACAGCACTCCAAGAACGCTGAATCTGGGAGCTCCTGATGATTTTTTTAAAACAAGAGAATTCATAGTAATGGGAACAGTTGCCCACCATTTCAATCCATCTATCAGTTTTAACGCTTCTTACATGAAGCAATACTGGAGAGAAAACCTTCAGGAACACCGAACTACCAATTCTTTTGTCCCTGATATAGATAACAAGCCGGTTTCCAGTCTTGCTATGATGCAGTTTGTACAGAGAAAACAAAACTGGGCAACGGATAACATCAATGCTTATTTTAATTTCAAATTCAAAACGGGTTCTGTTCGGCATCAGGCTTTAATAGGCTATGACAGCCAGATCTGGGAAAAACGACAAGGCGGACAGCAGAATGCAGCAAGAGGTTTTATTGTAAAGAACGGATCTATCGCTTCTTCTTATAACCCGGCAAAAGCTTCAGAGTACGAGACCATCAATTATAATGGAATGATCATTCCCAGGCCTAATGTCACTCCATTTGATCTGAATCCAGGTGCCAAAAATTACCAGGGTACTGATTTTAACACACTTAACGTAGTCACTCCTCTGCCTACCGCTCTTACCACTACCCATGCGGCTTATATTCAGCATCTTTTCAGCTGGAAAAAATTTAAAATATTATCCGGAATCCGTCAGGAGTGGTTTCAGGATGTGACCAACTTCAAAGAAACTCATGAATCATCTTTTAAAAATAACAAACTGCTGTACAGATTCGGCATTACGTACAGCGTGACAGATCACATCAATCTGTACGGAACTTACTTAACAGGATATCAGCCCCAATCCAATACTGTAACCCTGATGCCCAATACCTCCAGTCTTACAGGACCGGCAGCAAGGTTCAAACCTTTAACTTCTGACCTCAAAGAACTGGGAATCAAAGCGCAGCTCTTTGGAAGAATGTCACTGAATCTTGCCGCCTATGAGATCCATCAGAGAAATATAATAATCAATGCCAATAATCCTTCAGAACCTGATGAGCTGACACAGCGCGGCGCAGACCGGAGCCGTGGATTCGAAGCTGAGTTTTCCGGGCATATTCTTCCTCAATGGCATATCTACGGAGGCTACAGCTATATTGATGCTGAAATTCTGGAGGACAGTAACCGCGATCTCATAGGCAAAAGAAAAGAAAATACGTCTAAAAATTCGGTTACGATCTGGACGCGCTACAATTTTTCAAGTATTGAATTCTTAAAAGACTTTGGAATAGGAGCCGGAATGGCCTATCAGAGTTCTAAAGTTCCCTGGTTCACCAGAAGTTTTGAGCTTCCCGCTTATACAACAATAGATGCGGCCTTGTATTTTACTCCGGCAAATACGGTTCAGCTTTCTTTTAATCTGAATAACATCACAAACAAAGTTTACTGGATTGGCGCTCAGAACTACTTAAGGCTGTTTCCGGGAACTCCAAGAAATTATTTACTAACTGCTACTTATAAATTTTAA
- a CDS encoding NAD(P)-dependent alcohol dehydrogenase: protein MKAVRFFGHKDVRIVNDMEKPTPKGDEVVLKIGGAGVCHSDLHIIDEETVGGSVFTLGHENAGWIEEVGPDVKGYKKGDAVLVYGPWGCGHCKPCQQSKENYCDHQSEMAYGGGLGLNGGMAEYMLVPSSRLLVPIYDLDPVIAAPLTDAALTPYSAIKRSLSKLTPDEYVVVMGVGGLGHVALQILREVCGSTIIACDVTDEKLAFAKELGASFTVNSKDEDAAEQIQNITGIKKAKVVIDFVGATSTIELGTKTVSLDGDLTIVGLGGGHYQYSMSGLPFGVSITNPYWGSRIELMEVVGLARQKKIHIEIEKYTLDQANEVYDRMRNGKIKGRAVLIP from the coding sequence ATGAAAGCAGTACGTTTTTTCGGGCACAAAGATGTCCGTATTGTCAACGATATGGAAAAACCCACCCCTAAAGGAGATGAAGTGGTATTGAAAATCGGAGGAGCGGGTGTATGCCACTCTGATCTTCATATTATTGATGAAGAAACTGTAGGAGGTTCAGTATTCACCTTAGGTCATGAAAATGCCGGCTGGATCGAAGAAGTGGGGCCCGATGTCAAAGGATATAAAAAAGGAGATGCTGTTCTGGTGTATGGCCCGTGGGGATGCGGTCATTGCAAACCCTGTCAGCAATCCAAGGAAAATTATTGTGACCATCAGTCCGAAATGGCTTATGGAGGAGGACTAGGTCTAAATGGAGGAATGGCGGAGTATATGCTTGTTCCTTCTTCAAGATTATTAGTTCCTATTTATGATCTGGATCCTGTGATTGCCGCTCCGCTTACTGATGCCGCTTTGACCCCTTACTCTGCGATTAAAAGATCGCTTTCCAAGTTAACCCCGGATGAATACGTCGTTGTAATGGGTGTGGGAGGACTGGGACATGTTGCCCTGCAGATCCTCAGAGAAGTGTGCGGAAGTACTATTATTGCATGTGATGTGACAGATGAAAAGCTGGCTTTTGCCAAAGAGTTAGGCGCTTCATTTACTGTTAATTCAAAAGATGAAGATGCAGCGGAACAGATTCAGAACATCACAGGGATCAAAAAGGCTAAAGTGGTCATTGACTTTGTAGGGGCAACATCCACCATTGAACTTGGAACGAAAACAGTAAGTCTGGATGGTGATCTTACCATTGTCGGATTGGGCGGCGGTCATTATCAGTACAGCATGTCCGGTCTGCCATTTGGGGTGAGCATAACGAATCCTTATTGGGGATCAAGAATAGAGCTCATGGAAGTGGTAGGATTGGCAAGGCAGAAAAAGATTCATATCGAAATTGAAAAATATACCCTGGATCAGGCCAATGAGGTCTATGACCGCATGAGAAACGGAAAAATCAAAGGCAGAGCTGTTTTGATTCCCTAG
- a CDS encoding MarR family winged helix-turn-helix transcriptional regulator, producing MNFDLIKSVVELVQQFVEQNEAKTLYSNDLKGFTEWVSASSKDYPELQNPAWIGKESGRSSDSVINTLLIRISRYAKSYSRSVMSNSGFSSQDDFIYLISLKTMGAMSKMELIKHNVQEKSSGIVVINRLIHNGWAEQTVSQKDKRAKHIKITDKGLAVLKDHMDEIRKASQVVTGNLSPSERMLLISILSKLDEFHYSVYQMNLETIDMLEAAYKKLN from the coding sequence ATGAATTTTGATCTTATAAAATCAGTTGTAGAACTTGTTCAGCAATTTGTGGAGCAAAATGAAGCGAAAACTCTATATAGTAATGACCTGAAAGGATTTACAGAATGGGTCAGTGCTTCCTCAAAGGATTATCCTGAGCTACAGAATCCTGCCTGGATAGGGAAGGAGTCGGGAAGAAGTTCTGATAGTGTCATTAATACTTTATTGATAAGAATAAGCAGATATGCCAAATCTTATTCCAGATCGGTCATGAGTAATTCAGGCTTTTCGAGCCAGGATGATTTCATTTATCTGATAAGCCTGAAGACCATGGGGGCAATGTCAAAAATGGAATTGATAAAACACAATGTACAGGAAAAATCTTCAGGTATAGTGGTCATCAACCGCCTCATCCACAATGGCTGGGCTGAACAGACCGTCTCTCAGAAAGATAAAAGAGCAAAGCATATTAAAATAACAGACAAGGGGCTTGCGGTATTGAAGGATCACATGGATGAAATTCGTAAAGCCTCGCAGGTAGTAACGGGAAATTTAAGCCCGTCAGAAAGAATGCTGCTTATTTCAATACTTTCCAAACTGGATGAATTTCATTATTCTGTGTATCAAATGAATCTTGAAACAATAGACATGTTAGAAGCCGCTTATAAAAAGCTGAACTGA
- a CDS encoding phytoene desaturase family protein: MMNTGNPTKKIAVIGSGFSGLSAAAYAAKSGNEVHVFEKHHQPGGRARQFKTEEGYVFDMGPSWYWMPDIIEGFFNDFGCKVSDFFTLVSLDPQFEMVFSGEKVAVPENNDAIRELFETIENGAGKQYDKFMESAKFKYEVGMKDFVTKPCYSWLEFASLKIAGSALKLDLLSNFRKYVSGYFSDEKLKSLMEFPVIFLGASPQNIPALYSLMNYGGYVLGTKYPMGGFYQLVLAMKDVAEKQGVTFHFNHEVQKINTGNEEVVSLTVDGKEYEFDAVIASSDYHHTETLIPKSLRNYNNAYWESKTFAPSCLIYYLGVKGKIPHLKHHTLFFENELDDHIDCIYQNKKWPSKPLFYACCPSKTDPDVAPEDCENLFLLLPLAPGIHDEESVREKYLTEMLERIEKHTGESHLASRIEYKKSYCVSDFISDYHAYQGNAYGLSNTLSQTAVLKPKIRNKKIRNLFYTGQLTVPGPGVPPSVISGKIVASEVNKLKLN, encoded by the coding sequence ATGATGAATACCGGAAACCCAACAAAAAAAATTGCCGTCATAGGATCTGGATTTTCAGGTCTTTCAGCCGCTGCTTACGCCGCTAAATCCGGAAATGAGGTGCATGTATTTGAAAAGCACCATCAACCCGGAGGCAGGGCAAGACAATTTAAAACAGAAGAAGGGTATGTATTTGATATGGGCCCAAGCTGGTATTGGATGCCTGATATTATCGAAGGTTTCTTCAATGATTTTGGCTGCAAAGTATCCGATTTTTTCACCCTTGTTTCACTGGACCCCCAGTTTGAAATGGTTTTTTCAGGAGAAAAAGTTGCTGTGCCTGAAAATAATGATGCAATAAGAGAACTCTTTGAAACAATAGAAAATGGAGCAGGTAAGCAGTATGACAAATTTATGGAGTCTGCGAAATTCAAGTATGAAGTAGGGATGAAGGATTTTGTTACCAAACCCTGTTACAGCTGGTTGGAGTTTGCTTCTTTAAAAATAGCAGGGAGCGCTCTTAAACTTGATCTTCTCAGTAATTTCCGCAAATATGTATCAGGATATTTTTCTGATGAAAAATTAAAATCTCTGATGGAATTTCCGGTAATCTTTTTAGGGGCTTCCCCACAGAATATTCCGGCTCTTTACAGTCTTATGAATTACGGCGGCTATGTTTTAGGAACCAAATACCCAATGGGGGGATTTTATCAGCTTGTTCTCGCAATGAAGGACGTCGCGGAAAAACAGGGCGTAACCTTCCATTTTAATCATGAGGTTCAGAAAATCAATACAGGAAATGAAGAAGTTGTTTCACTCACAGTAGATGGTAAAGAGTATGAATTTGACGCAGTCATTGCTTCATCAGATTATCACCATACCGAAACACTAATTCCCAAATCTCTCAGAAACTATAACAATGCCTATTGGGAGTCTAAAACGTTTGCTCCTTCATGTTTGATTTATTATCTGGGAGTGAAAGGAAAAATTCCTCACCTCAAGCACCATACCCTTTTCTTTGAAAATGAGCTGGATGATCATATAGACTGCATTTATCAGAATAAAAAATGGCCGTCTAAACCGCTTTTTTATGCGTGCTGTCCTTCAAAAACAGACCCCGATGTTGCGCCTGAAGATTGTGAAAATCTTTTTTTGCTGCTTCCTCTGGCACCAGGAATCCATGATGAAGAATCTGTCCGCGAAAAATATCTGACGGAAATGCTTGAAAGAATTGAAAAGCATACAGGAGAAAGCCATCTCGCTTCAAGAATCGAATATAAAAAAAGCTATTGTGTAAGCGATTTTATTTCAGACTATCATGCGTATCAGGGAAATGCCTACGGCTTATCCAATACATTGTCCCAAACGGCAGTATTAAAACCTAAAATCAGAAATAAAAAGATCAGAAACCTCTTTTATACCGGGCAATTAACGGTTCCTGGGCCGGGAGTGCCGCCCTCAGTGATTTCCGGGAAGATTGTAGCATCTGAAGTCAATAAACTAAAACTAAATTAA
- a CDS encoding phytoene/squalene synthase family protein, which produces MKKLFDELSCEVSKYTTRKYSTSFSLGILALKPSIRSAIYAIYGYVRLADEIVDSFHGYDKEKLLKRLKAETYDALEDGISINPILNSFQETVRQYDIDVQLINQFLHSMEMDLQKIDYNSDLYNEYIYGSAEVVGLMCLHIFTGGNKQQFEELKPFAMKLGSAFQKVNFLRDLKDDYQVLGRTYFPSLNMSVFDNAVKAQIEKEIENEFKEALQGIKKLPGSSIFGVYLAYRYYLSLFEKIKKTSSQRILQQRIRIANSQKLLVAFKSYIRYKSAYF; this is translated from the coding sequence ATGAAAAAATTGTTTGATGAGTTGTCTTGCGAGGTAAGTAAGTACACTACACGGAAATACAGTACCAGTTTTTCATTAGGCATATTGGCATTAAAACCATCCATAAGATCCGCTATTTATGCTATTTACGGTTATGTGCGGCTTGCAGATGAAATTGTAGACAGTTTTCATGGCTATGATAAAGAAAAACTCCTGAAAAGGTTGAAAGCGGAAACCTATGATGCGCTGGAAGATGGTATTTCCATCAATCCTATTCTAAATTCATTCCAGGAAACTGTTCGCCAGTATGATATAGATGTGCAGCTTATCAATCAGTTTTTGCACAGCATGGAAATGGATCTTCAGAAAATAGACTACAATTCTGATTTGTATAATGAGTACATCTATGGCTCAGCTGAAGTGGTAGGGCTTATGTGCCTGCACATATTCACAGGCGGAAATAAGCAGCAGTTTGAAGAACTTAAGCCATTTGCCATGAAACTAGGCTCTGCATTTCAGAAAGTTAATTTTCTCAGAGATCTGAAAGATGATTATCAGGTGTTGGGCCGTACCTATTTCCCCTCTCTGAACATGTCTGTATTTGATAATGCAGTGAAGGCTCAGATTGAAAAAGAAATTGAAAATGAATTCAAAGAAGCATTGCAGGGAATTAAAAAACTGCCGGGTTCTTCCATTTTTGGCGTATATCTGGCCTACAGATACTATCTGTCTCTGTTTGAGAAAATAAAGAAAACAAGCTCCCAGCGTATTTTACAGCAAAGAATCAGAATTGCAAATTCGCAGAAGCTCCTTGTGGCCTTCAAAAGTTATATACGCTACAAATCTGCTTATTTCTAA
- a CDS encoding SRPBCC family protein produces MMYRLYREQQLNCDKETAWKFFSSPHNLAEITPKSMNFVVLSNVRDKPIFEGMEIDYKVSPVLGIPMGWKTVISQVEEYKSFTDFQKEGPYKYWNHFHEFIPNEKGILMKDTVDYELPFGILGKVAHQLFVKEKLKSIFDFRYRILEDLFNSKTQLS; encoded by the coding sequence ATAATGTACAGATTATATAGAGAACAGCAGCTTAATTGTGATAAGGAAACCGCATGGAAGTTCTTTTCATCTCCGCATAATTTAGCAGAAATTACCCCGAAGAGTATGAATTTTGTAGTTCTTTCCAATGTTCGGGATAAACCTATTTTTGAAGGAATGGAAATAGATTACAAAGTCTCGCCCGTATTGGGAATTCCGATGGGTTGGAAAACCGTGATAAGCCAGGTAGAGGAATATAAAAGTTTTACCGACTTTCAAAAGGAAGGACCCTACAAATACTGGAATCATTTTCATGAGTTCATCCCTAATGAAAAGGGAATATTAATGAAAGATACGGTAGATTATGAGCTCCCGTTTGGGATTCTGGGAAAAGTTGCCCATCAGTTATTTGTAAAAGAAAAGCTTAAAAGTATTTTTGATTTCAGATACAGGATTTTGGAAGATCTTTTTAACAGCAAAACACAATTATCATGA
- a CDS encoding sterol desaturase family protein encodes MNFLIVLGVFISMEGATWLIHRYIMHGFLWTLHRDHHDHSHEGKLERNDLFFFIFASPAIALLYLGVKQEFSHWFFIGLGISLYGMAYFFVHDIFIHQRAKVFTKTNNPYFLAIRRAHKQHHKHLGKERGECFGFLWVPVKYFKMYFKK; translated from the coding sequence ATGAATTTTCTGATTGTTTTAGGTGTTTTTATATCTATGGAAGGCGCTACATGGCTTATCCACAGATATATAATGCATGGGTTTCTCTGGACCCTGCACCGGGATCATCATGATCACAGCCATGAGGGGAAACTAGAAAGGAATGACCTCTTCTTTTTCATTTTCGCAAGCCCTGCGATTGCCCTGTTATATCTGGGCGTTAAGCAGGAATTCAGTCATTGGTTTTTTATCGGTTTGGGAATCAGCCTTTACGGAATGGCTTATTTCTTTGTGCATGATATTTTTATTCACCAGAGAGCAAAAGTTTTTACAAAAACAAATAATCCCTATTTCCTTGCCATAAGACGCGCTCATAAGCAGCACCACAAACATTTGGGTAAAGAAAGGGGAGAGTGCTTTGGGTTTTTATGGGTTCCTGTTAAATATTTTAAAATGTACTTCAAAAAATGA
- a CDS encoding lycopene cyclase domain-containing protein: MMPYTYILINFFTVIICFAASFDRRIQFNKLFGKFLLSSTIVAVPFIIWDIWFTARGVWWFDLRYTLGFKIAGLPVEEWLFFYCIPFACVFTYYCIEKFYQLEWVSTFNNLIVFTSVIILSVIGFLYYERIYTLLTVIVTLFTLCYLHFIAKKEWIGKASLVYLILMPGFFAVNGILTGSVIPSPVVNYNPEEFLGIRMITIPVEDAVYGYSQFLLNIYFFKKITKNEK, encoded by the coding sequence ATGATGCCCTATACCTACATACTGATTAATTTTTTCACTGTCATCATCTGCTTTGCAGCCTCTTTTGACAGAAGAATACAGTTTAATAAACTTTTCGGAAAATTTCTGCTGTCATCCACCATTGTGGCGGTTCCTTTTATCATTTGGGATATATGGTTTACCGCAAGAGGAGTGTGGTGGTTTGATCTCCGGTATACCCTTGGGTTTAAAATAGCGGGACTTCCTGTGGAAGAATGGCTCTTTTTTTACTGTATTCCTTTTGCCTGCGTTTTTACCTATTACTGCATTGAAAAATTTTATCAGCTTGAGTGGGTTAGCACCTTTAATAATCTCATCGTATTTACATCTGTTATTATCCTTTCTGTAATAGGGTTTCTTTATTATGAAAGAATATACACCCTGCTTACGGTAATCGTCACCCTGTTTACGCTTTGTTATCTTCATTTTATTGCTAAAAAAGAATGGATTGGAAAAGCCAGTTTGGTATACTTGATTCTGATGCCTGGATTTTTCGCGGTAAATGGAATATTGACAGGCTCGGTAATACCGTCGCCTGTTGTAAACTATAATCCTGAAGAATTTCTTGGGATAAGGATGATCACCATTCCTGTTGAAGATGCAGTATATGGCTACAGCCAGTTTTTACTTAATATTTACTTCTTTAAAAAAATAACGAAAAATGAAAAATAA
- a CDS encoding lipocalin family protein: protein MKNKSILKIMVAFALLCFTTSCTSMPEKAQPVNQFDVNKYLGTWYEIARFDYRFEKDLDNAIAQYSLNKDGSVSVINSGYNIKKDKWVSAEGTAKFRGDKNIAALKVSFFGPFYAGYNVIALEDYQYALVAGKNLDYLWILSREKNIPENVKQNFISKAREIGYNTSRLIWVKQDKKSPFDK, encoded by the coding sequence ATGAAAAATAAATCAATATTAAAAATAATGGTTGCCTTTGCTTTATTGTGTTTCACCACATCCTGTACTTCCATGCCTGAAAAAGCGCAGCCCGTTAATCAGTTTGATGTCAATAAATACTTGGGTACTTGGTACGAGATCGCAAGATTCGATTATCGTTTTGAAAAGGATCTGGACAATGCCATAGCTCAGTACAGTCTGAACAAAGACGGGAGCGTGAGTGTCATCAACAGCGGATACAATATAAAAAAGGATAAATGGGTATCAGCTGAAGGAACTGCAAAATTCAGAGGTGATAAAAATATAGCAGCCTTGAAAGTGAGCTTTTTCGGACCTTTTTATGCGGGGTATAATGTAATTGCACTGGAAGATTATCAATATGCATTGGTGGCTGGGAAAAATTTAGATTACCTGTGGATCCTTTCCCGTGAAAAAAATATCCCTGAAAATGTAAAACAGAATTTCATCTCCAAAGCCCGGGAAATAGGTTACAATACTTCCAGGCTCATCTGGGTGAAGCAGGATAAGAAAAGTCCTTTTGATAAATAG
- the ribA gene encoding GTP cyclohydrolase II: MLKIQAQSKIPTDYGLFTVYAFSEHEEDWSPHLVLVMENTDFEKTVNVRFHSECITGEVFHSKKCECGQQLDAAMKYMSENGGMIIYLRQEGRNIGIINKLRAYALQEQGMDTVEANLKLGLPADGRNFDVAVEMLNLLNVRKINLLTNNPDKMKSIENSEIILNSRIPLEIDSNEINESYLVKKKDYFGHLLEKI; this comes from the coding sequence ATGCTAAAAATACAGGCACAATCAAAAATACCTACAGATTACGGATTATTCACCGTATATGCATTTTCAGAACATGAAGAAGACTGGAGTCCGCATTTGGTTCTGGTAATGGAGAATACAGATTTTGAGAAGACGGTTAACGTCCGTTTTCACTCAGAGTGTATTACCGGAGAGGTATTTCACTCCAAAAAATGTGAATGCGGTCAGCAGCTTGATGCTGCCATGAAATATATGTCTGAAAACGGAGGAATGATTATTTATCTCCGTCAGGAAGGAAGAAATATCGGCATCATCAATAAGCTCAGAGCCTATGCGCTTCAGGAACAGGGCATGGATACCGTAGAAGCTAATCTTAAGCTGGGGCTGCCGGCTGACGGAAGAAACTTTGATGTCGCAGTGGAAATGCTGAATCTTTTGAACGTCCGAAAGATTAATCTCCTAACCAATAATCCTGACAAAATGAAGTCCATTGAGAACAGTGAAATTATTCTTAACAGCAGAATTCCACTGGAAATTGACTCCAATGAAATCAATGAAAGCTATCTTGTCAAGAAAAAAGACTATTTTGGACACCTTTTAGAAAAAATTTAA